CGGAATTTCTAATTTAATAATTTTCGCCTCTAAGATTTCATCTGGCAAACGTCTTACTACTTCTAAAGCGGGATTGATTTTTTCTTTCCCAAAAGGATCAAACCCTGTTATTAAAATCTTCATCTCACTCTCTACTTTCTATGCTAATTTGGTTAACGCTGTGACAATTTTTGCTTCATCTATCTGCTTGTTAAGGTAATTTCCGGCATCTTTAGTTAATAAAATTTTCTTTGCTATATCCTTGATTACAGTTTGAGATAAATGCAAATCAAGTTCTGGTAGTCTAGTTGGTAATTTTAGACTGGTAAATAATTGCTGGTGTCTATTAAACTCTGTTATCCTTTTTTCAACGAGCAACTGCATTAGTAGTCCTACTGCAACGATTTGTCCATGACTTCTCGTAACATTTAATTGATTATCGCCCATTATGACATTATGAAAACTATGCGCCAGGCTTAAACCACCATTTTCAAAACCCAAGCCACTTAATAAAATATTACACTCTACGACATTTTCAAAAGCCTCATTTATTATTCCATCTTTTTGCGCTTGCAGCGCAGGCTTAATATCACGTATTAAAACTTCATGACACGTTTTTGCCAAACTTAAAGCCGCAAGCGTCGGTTTTGCGCCGATAACGCTTAATCCACAATCTTCCCAAACACTTCGCGCTTCAATATACGTTGCAATGCCATCTGCAAAACCAGACACCAGCATTGCTTGCGGTGCGGCAAAAATAACTTTAGTGTCTACTAAAATTATTTCAGGATTTTTATCATAATAATCATAGTGTAAAAAGTTTCCTGCTTCATCATAAATAACAGAAATCCGCGATGTAGCAGCATCAGTAGCAGCTGACGTTGGTAAAACAGCAATTGGTAGACGATTGATATTTGCTACAATTTTGCCCAAATCCATTGCTTTGCCACCACCTAAAGCAATGACAAATTGAAAGTTACCATTCTGAATCGTCGTTTCCATTTTTAATAAAAAATCTGTTTGACTGCTTTTATCAACCAAAACAGCTATACTTTTAATATCCACTCTCTTTAAATTATCAATCAACTTTTCCCCAGCTATATGCATAACAAATGAATCCGTCACGATTAAAGCTTTTTCTCCTAATCGTTTCAAGCGGAAAAGTTCTGTTTCAAAGGCATTGAATCTTTGGATATATGTTTGAGGACTTGCAAAAATACGCATACAACTACTCCTTTTGTCGGTATATTTTAACTATAACCCAAAAAACAAAAAGCTTCACGAACTTCATTTATTTACTATCATTTTAAACAAACGCAATAATCATTACTTTTTTTCTGTTGGTAAGCTTTTTTATGGACCAGTAATAAGAAAAAGAGTTCATCAGAGAAATCTGATGAACTCTTTTTATTTATTTCTTCTTACCACCAAAAGCATCTTTCATTTTATCAAAAAAACCTTCTGATTGTTGCTCCGTCAATTTTGTACCACTAACTTCAGCAAACTGACGCAACGCTTGCTTTTGTTCTTCGTTTAGATTTTTGGGAGTGATTAATTTTACTTTTACATGTTGATCACCATTCCCGCTTCCGCGTAGTTTCGGTGCACCTTTCCCTCGCAAACGGAAATTCGTGCCTGTTTGCGTTCCAGCCGGCACTTTTAATTTCACTTCGCCATGGACTGTCGGCACGTTAATCTCATCTCCTAACGCTGCTTGAACAAAATTAAGCGGTAATTCGTAATAAATCTCAGCACCATCACGATCAAAAATATCGCTTTCTTCTACACGAAAGACAACATATAAATCTCCGTAAGGTCCGCCATTTTCACCGGCTTCTCCTTGATTTTGTAGGCGCATTTGTTGCCCATCTTCAACCCCAGCAGGGACATTTACTTTGACTTCATGCGCTTTCTTTTCATGACCTGATCCGTGACATGTCGGACATGGTTCTTTAATTTCTT
The genomic region above belongs to Enterococcus saigonensis and contains:
- a CDS encoding iron-containing alcohol dehydrogenase, whose product is MRIFASPQTYIQRFNAFETELFRLKRLGEKALIVTDSFVMHIAGEKLIDNLKRVDIKSIAVLVDKSSQTDFLLKMETTIQNGNFQFVIALGGGKAMDLGKIVANINRLPIAVLPTSAATDAATSRISVIYDEAGNFLHYDYYDKNPEIILVDTKVIFAAPQAMLVSGFADGIATYIEARSVWEDCGLSVIGAKPTLAALSLAKTCHEVLIRDIKPALQAQKDGIINEAFENVVECNILLSGLGFENGGLSLAHSFHNVIMGDNQLNVTRSHGQIVAVGLLMQLLVEKRITEFNRHQQLFTSLKLPTRLPELDLHLSQTVIKDIAKKILLTKDAGNYLNKQIDEAKIVTALTKLA